The following coding sequences lie in one Myxococcus xanthus genomic window:
- a CDS encoding EamA family transporter, which produces MSRVLTKPGPVTVAVLMLLVAMASIQTGASLAKQVFPVLGAAGATALRVFFAALILAAVFRPWRQRLTRKDLRAVAIYGAALGGMNLTFYLALERIPLGIAVAIEFTGPLALAIFSTRRALDFVWALLAVAGILLILPLSETSRALDWMGVFWALVAATCWALYILFGQRAGGAVHGGTAASLGMLTAALLVMPFGVAHAGMKLLDVSLLPLILCVAVLSSALPYSLEMYALKALPTRTFGILMSLEPALAAVSGLLLLKEQLSLVQWAAIGCIILASVGSSATSRKPAEAAAAS; this is translated from the coding sequence ATGTCTCGAGTCTTGACGAAGCCGGGGCCAGTCACGGTGGCGGTCCTGATGTTGCTCGTCGCGATGGCCTCCATCCAGACGGGCGCTTCGCTGGCCAAGCAAGTCTTTCCCGTGCTGGGCGCGGCGGGGGCCACGGCGCTTCGCGTGTTCTTCGCGGCGCTCATCCTGGCGGCGGTGTTCCGGCCCTGGCGGCAGCGGCTCACCCGCAAGGACTTGCGGGCCGTGGCCATCTACGGCGCGGCGCTGGGCGGGATGAACCTGACCTTCTACCTGGCGCTGGAGCGCATCCCGCTGGGCATCGCCGTCGCCATCGAGTTCACCGGGCCGCTCGCCCTGGCCATCTTCTCCACGCGCCGGGCGCTCGACTTCGTGTGGGCGCTGCTGGCCGTGGCTGGCATCCTGCTGATTCTTCCGCTGTCGGAGACGTCGCGGGCGCTGGACTGGATGGGCGTCTTCTGGGCGCTGGTGGCCGCCACCTGCTGGGCGCTGTACATCCTCTTCGGTCAGCGGGCCGGAGGCGCCGTCCACGGCGGCACGGCGGCGTCGCTGGGCATGCTCACCGCGGCGCTGCTGGTCATGCCCTTCGGCGTGGCGCACGCGGGCATGAAGCTGCTGGACGTGTCGCTGCTGCCGCTCATCCTCTGCGTGGCCGTGCTGTCGAGCGCGCTGCCGTACTCGCTGGAGATGTATGCCCTCAAGGCGCTCCCCACGCGTACGTTCGGCATCCTGATGAGCCTGGAGCCGGCGCTGGCCGCCGTGTCCGGGCTGCTGCTGCTGAAGGAGCAACTGTCGCTGGTGCAGTGGGCGGCCATCGGCTGCATCATCCTGGCGTCCGTGGGCAGCTCCGCGACATCGCGCAAGCCCGCTGAAGCCGCCGCCGCGAGCTGA
- a CDS encoding SAM-dependent methyltransferase, producing the protein MVDEQAGATGAAKRTVYCEDALVWLEARPVLEGSSAIASLPDWSEFPSLSLAEWKAWFIRAAALILARVPPEGVAIFYQTDVKEEGTWVDKGYLVARAAEEVGVDLLWHKVVCRRPPGTVTFGRPAYSHMLCFSRGVRVDMAKSTPDVLPEAGEVTWTRGMGVEACLIACRFILEHTRTRTVVDPFCGHGTVLAVANALGLGAMGVELSRKRARKARNLRAELMDGTLVLSGAHGTGAPGGEDDAL; encoded by the coding sequence ATGGTGGACGAACAGGCAGGCGCCACGGGCGCAGCGAAGCGCACGGTGTACTGCGAAGACGCACTCGTGTGGCTGGAGGCGCGGCCGGTGTTGGAGGGCAGCTCGGCCATCGCGTCCCTGCCGGACTGGTCCGAGTTCCCGTCCCTGTCGCTGGCGGAGTGGAAGGCCTGGTTCATCCGCGCCGCGGCGCTCATCCTCGCGCGCGTGCCGCCCGAAGGCGTGGCCATCTTCTACCAGACGGACGTGAAGGAAGAGGGCACCTGGGTGGACAAGGGCTACCTGGTGGCTCGCGCCGCGGAGGAGGTGGGCGTCGACCTGCTCTGGCACAAGGTGGTGTGCCGGCGGCCGCCCGGGACGGTGACGTTCGGCCGGCCCGCGTACTCCCACATGCTGTGCTTCTCGCGCGGCGTCCGCGTGGACATGGCGAAGTCCACGCCCGACGTCCTGCCCGAAGCGGGCGAGGTGACGTGGACGCGCGGCATGGGCGTGGAGGCGTGCCTCATCGCGTGCCGCTTCATCCTGGAGCACACGCGGACGCGGACGGTGGTGGACCCCTTCTGTGGCCACGGCACCGTGCTGGCCGTGGCCAACGCGCTGGGTCTGGGCGCGATGGGCGTGGAGCTCAGCCGCAAGCGGGCGCGCAAGGCCCGCAACCTGCGCGCGGAGCTGATGGACGGCACGCTTGTCCTCTCGGGCGCCCATGGCACGGGCGCGCCCGGCGGCGAAGACGACGCGCTGTAG
- a CDS encoding alpha/beta fold hydrolase, with protein sequence MPTTSAKDGTSLHYRVVGEGPRTVILVHGWMVSGAVWDALVERLDLTGLRLVIPDMRGSGQSGRPDGGFSLESLAHDVLAVADAVDARRVTLVGHSMGGQLVKWVAAEVPARVEGLVLLNTVPAAGLPLPPDAAGLFRTSAESREKKQTILGLACKQLSPEALEALVKDSMGVSPAAIEHVFDAWTAGGFADKLASITAPTLVLATDDAFLPAAFLREAVVSRIRGARLSYLPGPGHYPQVERPAETAALVSAFLAGSLPV encoded by the coding sequence ATGCCCACGACTTCAGCGAAAGACGGGACTTCGCTCCACTACCGTGTCGTGGGTGAGGGTCCGCGCACGGTCATCCTGGTCCACGGTTGGATGGTATCAGGCGCCGTCTGGGATGCGCTGGTGGAGCGCCTGGACCTGACGGGGCTGCGGCTGGTGATTCCGGACATGCGGGGCTCCGGTCAGTCGGGCCGCCCGGATGGAGGCTTCAGCCTGGAGTCGCTGGCGCACGACGTGCTGGCCGTGGCGGACGCCGTGGACGCGCGGCGCGTCACGCTGGTGGGGCACAGCATGGGCGGCCAGCTGGTGAAGTGGGTGGCCGCGGAAGTGCCGGCGCGCGTGGAGGGGCTGGTGCTCCTCAACACGGTGCCCGCCGCGGGGCTGCCGTTGCCTCCGGATGCGGCGGGGCTGTTCCGCACGTCGGCGGAGAGCCGCGAGAAGAAGCAGACCATCCTCGGACTCGCGTGCAAGCAGCTGTCGCCGGAGGCCCTGGAGGCGTTGGTGAAGGACTCGATGGGCGTCAGCCCGGCGGCCATCGAGCACGTCTTCGACGCGTGGACGGCGGGTGGCTTCGCCGACAAGCTGGCCTCGATTACGGCGCCCACGCTGGTGTTGGCCACGGACGACGCCTTCCTGCCGGCGGCCTTCCTGCGGGAGGCGGTGGTGTCGAGGATTCGCGGCGCGCGCCTGTCGTACCTTCCTGGCCCCGGTCATTACCCACAGGTGGAGCGCCCGGCGGAGACGGCGGCGCTGGTGTCCGCCTTCCTCGCCGGCTCCCTGCCGGTCTGA
- a CDS encoding molybdopterin-dependent oxidoreductase yields MPRHLLTRRTTLLGATALTASACDSSRPREGFLGVMERFNARAQAVLFDERRLAPELPPEETTPPGKFPEYFVSDTVPLAPAGWALRVGGLVARPGVLTLDALQRLPRTDLRIRHHCVEGWSAVASWHGVRLSELARHVGADTRAGYVELRSFDAGYYSSWDRPSAFHPQTILAYGMNGQPLTPGHGAPLRLYSGVKLGYKMVKYLTEVNFLPEPTGGYWEDRGYEWFAGV; encoded by the coding sequence ATGCCTAGGCACCTCCTCACACGGCGCACGACACTGCTGGGCGCTACCGCGCTCACGGCCAGCGCGTGTGACAGCAGCCGCCCTCGCGAGGGCTTCCTGGGCGTCATGGAGCGCTTCAACGCGCGCGCTCAGGCCGTGTTGTTCGACGAACGCCGGCTGGCGCCGGAGCTGCCACCCGAAGAGACGACGCCTCCCGGCAAGTTCCCCGAGTACTTCGTCTCCGACACGGTGCCGCTCGCGCCCGCGGGCTGGGCGCTCCGAGTGGGCGGGCTCGTGGCGCGGCCCGGCGTGCTGACGCTGGACGCCCTCCAGCGCCTGCCTCGCACGGACCTGCGCATTCGCCACCACTGCGTGGAAGGATGGAGCGCGGTGGCGTCCTGGCATGGCGTTCGCCTGAGCGAGCTGGCCCGGCACGTGGGCGCGGACACCCGCGCGGGCTACGTGGAGCTGCGCTCGTTCGACGCGGGCTATTACTCGTCCTGGGACCGGCCCAGCGCCTTCCATCCGCAGACGATTCTGGCCTACGGCATGAACGGCCAGCCGCTGACGCCCGGACACGGCGCGCCCCTGCGCCTCTATTCGGGCGTGAAGCTGGGCTACAAAATGGTGAAGTACCTCACCGAGGTGAACTTCCTCCCGGAGCCCACCGGCGGCTACTGGGAAGACCGCGGCTACGAGTGGTTCGCGGGCGTGTGA
- a CDS encoding cytochrome b/b6 domain-containing protein: protein MQAPERRRPQPWLIRVTHWLNVPLLLIMAASGLQILVAYPMLGPQGRPYGWYPFQGIPPPEWMRLGNWLAGARHWHFAFAWFLMLNGVAYVLYLALSGEWRRRLFLPRRDTRNALDTLAFYLRVRKHAPAQGLYNGLQRLAYTGTLALGLLAVLSGLVLYKPVQLGALTSLLGGYDAARAIHLVILVLLALFTVGHIVLVLLHPRSLAEMVTGGRKPDA, encoded by the coding sequence GTGCAAGCCCCTGAACGACGCAGGCCCCAGCCGTGGCTCATCCGAGTCACCCACTGGCTCAACGTACCGCTGCTGCTCATCATGGCGGCCAGCGGACTCCAGATACTTGTCGCCTATCCCATGCTCGGGCCGCAGGGACGGCCCTATGGATGGTATCCCTTCCAGGGCATCCCTCCGCCCGAATGGATGCGGCTGGGGAACTGGCTGGCCGGAGCCCGGCACTGGCACTTCGCCTTCGCGTGGTTCCTCATGCTCAACGGCGTGGCGTACGTGCTCTACCTCGCCCTCAGCGGTGAGTGGCGCCGCCGCCTCTTCCTGCCCCGCCGCGATACACGCAACGCCCTGGACACGCTCGCCTTCTACCTGCGCGTGCGAAAGCACGCACCCGCGCAGGGGCTCTACAACGGCCTTCAGCGGCTGGCGTACACGGGCACGCTGGCGCTGGGGCTGCTCGCGGTGCTCTCCGGGCTGGTCCTCTACAAGCCCGTGCAGCTCGGCGCGCTCACTTCGCTGCTGGGTGGCTACGACGCGGCGCGCGCCATCCACCTCGTCATCCTGGTGCTGCTCGCCCTCTTCACCGTGGGCCACATCGTCCTGGTGCTGCTCCACCCGCGAAGCCTGGCGGAGATGGTGACGGGCGGAAGGAAGCCAGATGCCTAG
- a CDS encoding outer membrane beta-barrel protein: protein MFPSPLPALVSSLLLSQAPPPEPSPDAEAPGLLSRLKVEGGVDVYFGYNANRPADGASFIPGTGTTARRDNEVSINLASLGVSLAPAPVGFKVLLGFGTGIEVLHQAEPEGPAIGPEVWRHLQQATVSYATGPLTLEAGVYPSHIGLESFQSQLNWNYTRSWMGELSPYYQSGLKGTWTFDDAWSAQLHLLNGWQTIGENNRGKALGTQVAYAGPRLSAALNTFVGDEGDGGLRLFADAVATWKVTHAFALAATADVGRQARSGQSAALWYAAGFNARVQLSDVVAVAARVEAYRDEDGLITGAVQTLAGGTLTLELKPAEHLVLKMEARRDTSTADVFTGRATGGDGAPRLEDAETLGVLSAVAWF from the coding sequence ATGTTCCCTTCTCCACTGCCAGCCCTGGTGTCCTCCCTGTTGCTGTCCCAGGCTCCCCCGCCGGAGCCGTCCCCCGATGCCGAAGCCCCGGGCCTGCTGTCTCGCCTGAAGGTGGAAGGCGGGGTGGACGTGTACTTCGGCTACAACGCCAATCGCCCCGCCGACGGTGCCAGTTTCATCCCTGGCACGGGCACCACTGCCCGGCGGGACAACGAGGTCTCCATCAACCTCGCGTCGCTGGGGGTGTCGCTCGCGCCCGCGCCCGTGGGCTTCAAGGTGCTGCTGGGCTTCGGCACCGGCATCGAGGTGCTGCATCAGGCCGAGCCGGAAGGCCCAGCCATCGGGCCTGAGGTGTGGCGCCATCTCCAGCAGGCCACGGTGTCGTACGCGACGGGGCCCCTGACGTTGGAGGCGGGCGTCTATCCCAGCCACATCGGTCTGGAGTCATTCCAGTCGCAGCTCAACTGGAACTACACGCGCTCGTGGATGGGCGAGCTGTCGCCTTACTACCAATCCGGCCTCAAGGGCACCTGGACCTTCGATGACGCGTGGAGCGCGCAGCTTCACCTGCTCAATGGTTGGCAGACGATTGGGGAGAACAACCGCGGCAAGGCGCTGGGCACGCAGGTGGCCTACGCCGGCCCACGGTTGTCCGCGGCGCTCAACACCTTCGTGGGGGATGAAGGTGACGGCGGCCTCCGTCTCTTCGCGGACGCCGTGGCCACCTGGAAGGTGACGCACGCCTTCGCACTGGCCGCCACGGCGGACGTGGGCCGGCAGGCGCGTTCCGGACAGTCCGCGGCCTTGTGGTACGCGGCGGGCTTCAACGCGCGGGTGCAACTCTCCGACGTCGTGGCCGTTGCCGCCCGGGTGGAGGCCTATCGCGATGAGGACGGGCTCATCACGGGTGCCGTCCAGACGTTGGCGGGCGGCACCCTCACCCTGGAGTTGAAGCCCGCCGAACACCTGGTCCTCAAGATGGAGGCGCGCCGCGACACCTCCACCGCAGACGTGTTCACCGGCCGCGCCACGGGAGGGGATGGCGCGCCCAGGCTCGAGGACGCCGAGACGCTCGGGGTGCTCAGCGCCGTCGCCTGGTTTTGA
- the kdpF gene encoding K(+)-transporting ATPase subunit F: MTFEYAAGAVLSVLLGAYLIYALLRPERF; the protein is encoded by the coding sequence ATGACTTTCGAATACGCCGCTGGCGCCGTCCTGTCCGTGCTGCTCGGTGCCTACCTCATCTATGCGCTGCTCCGCCCGGAGCGCTTCTAG
- the kdpA gene encoding potassium-transporting ATPase subunit KdpA → MSFIGWSQILLFFALVLAVTKPLGAYLFRVLEGDTRPLPRVLGPAERLLLRLCGAADRREQTWVAYASSLLAFSLFSVLIVYGLQRVQHLLPLNPQGLGAVGPELAFNTAASFTANTNWQSYAGESTLSYFTQMAALAWQNFVSAAAGIGVALALARGFTRRPGPDGQKTLGNFWVDVMNATLYVLLPLSLVYALFLVSQGVLQNFAPYSQGVTLEGASQTLAQGPVASQEAIKMLGTNGGGFFNANSAHPFENPTPFTNLVQMLSIFAIPAALTYTYGKMAGDTRQGWALFAAMSVLFLVGVAAVYAAESQANPALSAAGQVAQAGNLEGKEVRNGVAASALFAAVTTAASCGAVNAMHDSFTPLGGLVPMVNMQLGEVVFGGVGAGLYGILIMVVLSVFIAGLMVGRTPEYLGKKIEAREMKLAMLYVLVFPLFTLGFSGLAAVLPQGVSSLNNAGPHGLSEILYAYTSGTANNGSAFAGLNANTPFWNITLGVAMLGGRFLMMVPALAIAGSMVGKKVVPAGPGTFPTHGVLFTGLLVSVIVIVGALTFFPALSLSPIVEHFLAGAGKLY, encoded by the coding sequence ATGTCCTTCATCGGTTGGTCGCAAATCCTGTTGTTCTTCGCCCTGGTGCTGGCGGTGACGAAGCCGCTGGGGGCCTATCTCTTCCGTGTCCTCGAAGGGGATACCCGTCCGCTGCCGCGCGTGCTGGGCCCCGCGGAGCGCCTGCTGCTGCGCCTGTGCGGCGCGGCGGACCGGCGCGAGCAGACGTGGGTGGCCTACGCGAGCTCGCTGTTGGCGTTCAGCCTCTTCAGTGTCCTCATCGTCTACGGCCTCCAGCGCGTGCAGCACCTGCTGCCGCTCAACCCGCAAGGGCTGGGAGCGGTGGGGCCGGAGCTGGCGTTCAACACGGCCGCCAGCTTCACCGCCAACACCAACTGGCAGTCGTACGCCGGTGAGTCCACGCTCAGCTACTTCACGCAGATGGCGGCGCTGGCGTGGCAGAACTTCGTCTCCGCCGCCGCGGGAATCGGCGTGGCGCTGGCGCTGGCCCGGGGCTTCACCCGCCGGCCCGGTCCGGACGGGCAGAAGACGCTGGGTAACTTCTGGGTGGATGTGATGAACGCCACCCTCTACGTGCTGCTGCCGCTGAGCCTCGTCTACGCGCTCTTCCTGGTGTCGCAGGGCGTGCTCCAGAACTTCGCGCCCTATTCGCAGGGGGTGACGCTGGAGGGAGCGAGCCAGACGCTGGCGCAAGGACCGGTGGCCTCGCAGGAAGCCATCAAGATGCTGGGCACGAATGGCGGCGGCTTCTTCAACGCCAACAGCGCGCACCCCTTCGAGAACCCCACGCCCTTCACCAACCTGGTGCAGATGCTGTCCATCTTCGCCATTCCCGCGGCCCTCACGTACACCTACGGGAAGATGGCGGGAGACACCCGGCAGGGCTGGGCCCTGTTCGCGGCGATGTCCGTCCTCTTCCTCGTGGGCGTGGCAGCGGTGTACGCGGCGGAGTCCCAGGCGAACCCGGCCTTGAGCGCCGCGGGACAGGTGGCGCAGGCAGGGAACCTGGAGGGCAAGGAGGTGCGCAACGGCGTCGCGGCCTCCGCGCTCTTCGCCGCCGTCACCACCGCGGCCTCGTGCGGCGCGGTGAACGCGATGCATGACAGCTTCACGCCCCTGGGCGGCCTGGTGCCCATGGTCAACATGCAGCTGGGTGAGGTCGTCTTCGGCGGCGTGGGCGCGGGCCTCTACGGCATCCTCATCATGGTGGTGCTCAGTGTCTTCATCGCCGGGCTGATGGTGGGCCGTACGCCCGAGTACCTCGGCAAGAAAATCGAGGCGCGGGAGATGAAGCTCGCGATGTTGTACGTGCTTGTCTTCCCGCTCTTCACGCTGGGCTTCAGCGGGCTGGCCGCGGTGCTGCCGCAGGGCGTGTCCTCGCTCAACAACGCGGGGCCGCATGGCCTGTCGGAAATCCTCTACGCGTACACCAGCGGAACGGCGAACAATGGCAGCGCCTTCGCGGGCCTCAACGCCAACACGCCCTTCTGGAACATCACGCTGGGCGTGGCGATGCTCGGCGGACGCTTCCTGATGATGGTGCCCGCGTTGGCCATCGCCGGCTCCATGGTGGGCAAGAAGGTGGTGCCAGCGGGCCCGGGCACCTTCCCCACGCACGGCGTGCTCTTCACCGGTCTTCTGGTGAGCGTGATTGTCATCGTCGGCGCGCTCACGTTCTTCCCCGCCCTCTCCTTGAGCCCCATCGTCGAGCACTTCCTCGCCGGGGCCGGAAAGCTCTACTGA
- the kdpB gene encoding potassium-transporting ATPase subunit KdpB has translation MSSPASKPASLLDASLLKPALVDSLRKLHPRDVARNPVMFVVWAGSLLTTVLVVKDVVSPHPDAAPLGFTVQVMLWLWFTVLFANLAEAVAEGRGKAQAGALRKMRKDTTARRWKDGREERVPAPDLRKGDEVICEAGDLIPGDGEVVEGIASVDESAITGESAPVIRESGGDRSAVTGGTKVLSDRIRVRISANPGESFLDRMIGLVEGAARQKTPNEVALHILLVGLTLIFLLACVTLVPLALYSGVPLSGTAVVALLVCLIPTTIGGLLSAIGIAGMDRLLRKNVLAMSGRAVEAAGDVDTLLLDKTGTITLGNRMATELLPMPGVRMEELAEAAQLASLADETPEGRSIVTLVKDTYKMRPRELQAHHATFVPFTAQTRMSGCDLVDPHPRSIRKGAVDAIVTYVCSHGGAVPDELAHASGRIGDAGGTPLAVADGARLLGIIHLKDVVKGGIKERFDRFRAMGIRTVMITGDNPRTAAAIAREAGVDDFLAEATPEAKLALIRTEQGRGKLVAMTGDGTNDAPALAQADVGVAMNTGTQAAKEAGNMVDLDSNPTKLLEVVEVGKQLLMTRGTLTTFSIANDVAKYFAILPALFMGVFPQIAPLNVMGLSSPFSAVLSAVIFNALIIILLIPLALKGVRYRPLGAEALLRRSLLLYGVGGVIVPFVGIKVIDVLLGAVGLA, from the coding sequence ATGTCCTCGCCTGCTTCGAAACCGGCGTCGTTGCTGGACGCCTCGCTGCTCAAACCGGCGCTGGTGGACAGCCTGCGCAAGCTCCACCCGCGCGACGTGGCGCGCAACCCCGTCATGTTCGTGGTGTGGGCCGGGAGTCTGCTCACCACGGTGTTGGTGGTGAAGGACGTGGTGTCGCCGCACCCGGATGCCGCGCCGTTGGGCTTCACCGTGCAGGTGATGCTGTGGCTGTGGTTCACCGTGCTCTTCGCCAACCTGGCAGAGGCCGTGGCGGAGGGCCGCGGCAAGGCCCAGGCTGGCGCCCTGCGGAAGATGCGCAAGGACACCACCGCGCGTCGCTGGAAGGACGGGCGCGAGGAGCGCGTGCCCGCGCCGGACCTGCGCAAGGGCGACGAGGTGATTTGCGAGGCCGGGGACCTCATCCCCGGTGACGGCGAGGTGGTGGAGGGCATCGCCAGCGTGGACGAGTCCGCGATTACCGGCGAGTCCGCCCCCGTCATACGCGAGTCGGGCGGTGACCGCTCGGCGGTGACGGGCGGCACGAAGGTGCTCTCCGACCGCATCCGCGTGCGCATCTCCGCCAACCCCGGCGAGTCCTTCCTGGACCGGATGATTGGCCTCGTGGAAGGCGCGGCCCGGCAGAAGACGCCCAACGAGGTGGCGCTCCACATCCTGCTGGTGGGGCTCACCCTCATCTTCCTGCTGGCGTGCGTGACGCTGGTGCCGCTGGCGCTCTACTCGGGCGTGCCGCTGTCGGGCACGGCGGTGGTGGCGCTGCTGGTGTGCCTCATCCCCACGACGATTGGTGGCCTGCTGAGCGCCATTGGCATCGCGGGCATGGACCGGCTGCTGCGCAAGAACGTGCTGGCCATGAGCGGCCGCGCGGTGGAGGCGGCGGGTGACGTGGACACGCTGCTGCTCGACAAGACGGGGACCATTACCCTGGGCAACCGCATGGCCACGGAGCTGCTCCCCATGCCGGGCGTGCGGATGGAGGAGTTGGCTGAGGCCGCGCAGCTCGCCAGCCTCGCGGACGAGACGCCCGAGGGTCGCTCCATCGTCACGCTGGTGAAGGACACGTACAAGATGCGCCCGCGCGAGCTCCAGGCGCACCACGCCACCTTCGTGCCCTTCACCGCGCAGACGCGCATGAGCGGCTGTGACCTGGTGGACCCGCACCCGCGCAGCATCCGCAAGGGCGCGGTGGACGCCATTGTCACATACGTCTGTTCCCATGGCGGCGCGGTGCCGGACGAGCTGGCGCATGCGTCGGGCCGCATCGGCGACGCGGGTGGGACGCCGCTGGCGGTGGCGGACGGTGCGCGGCTGCTGGGCATCATCCACCTGAAGGACGTGGTGAAGGGCGGCATCAAGGAGCGCTTCGACCGCTTCCGCGCCATGGGCATCCGCACGGTGATGATTACGGGCGACAACCCGCGCACGGCGGCCGCCATTGCACGCGAGGCGGGCGTGGATGACTTCCTGGCCGAGGCGACCCCCGAGGCCAAGCTGGCCCTCATCCGCACCGAGCAGGGGCGCGGCAAGCTGGTGGCCATGACGGGGGACGGCACCAACGACGCACCGGCGCTGGCCCAGGCGGACGTGGGCGTGGCGATGAACACCGGCACCCAGGCGGCGAAGGAGGCCGGGAACATGGTGGACCTGGACTCCAACCCCACCAAGCTGCTGGAGGTGGTGGAGGTGGGCAAGCAGTTGCTGATGACGCGCGGCACGCTGACGACCTTCTCCATCGCCAACGACGTGGCGAAGTACTTCGCCATCCTCCCGGCGCTCTTCATGGGCGTCTTTCCCCAGATTGCGCCGCTCAACGTGATGGGGCTGTCCTCGCCGTTCAGCGCGGTGCTGTCGGCGGTCATCTTCAACGCGCTCATCATCATCCTGCTCATCCCCCTGGCGCTGAAGGGCGTGCGCTACCGCCCGCTGGGCGCCGAGGCCCTGCTGCGGCGCAGCCTGCTGCTGTACGGCGTGGGCGGCGTCATTGTTCCCTTCGTGGGCATCAAGGTCATCGACGTGCTGCTCGGCGCCGTGGGTCTGGCGTGA
- the kdpC gene encoding potassium-transporting ATPase subunit KdpC — protein MFSTLLTGLRTCVVTLVLTGLLYPLAVTGLAQLLFPSEANGSLVKDDRGRVVGSALIGQGFTRAGYFHPRPSAAGAGYDGAASSGSNLGPTSLKLKERAAAELERLRRENPDAAGPVPAELVTTSASGLDPHLSPEAARWQTARVARARGVALERVLNVVDALVEGRTFGVLGEPRVNVLLLNIALDRRFGPLPDAAPGVGGGASPSQGAP, from the coding sequence ATGTTCTCCACACTTCTCACCGGTCTGCGCACCTGCGTCGTCACCCTGGTGCTCACGGGCTTGCTGTACCCGCTGGCCGTCACCGGGCTGGCCCAGCTTCTCTTTCCCAGTGAGGCCAATGGTTCGCTCGTGAAGGATGACCGGGGCCGCGTGGTGGGCAGCGCGCTCATCGGCCAGGGCTTCACCCGGGCGGGGTACTTCCATCCGCGTCCTTCCGCCGCTGGCGCGGGCTACGACGGCGCGGCGTCCTCGGGCAGCAACCTGGGCCCCACGTCGCTGAAGCTGAAGGAACGCGCGGCGGCCGAACTGGAGCGCCTACGCCGGGAGAATCCGGATGCGGCGGGCCCCGTGCCCGCCGAGCTGGTGACGACGTCCGCGTCCGGGTTGGACCCTCACCTGTCGCCGGAGGCGGCGCGCTGGCAGACGGCGCGGGTGGCACGGGCCCGCGGCGTGGCGCTGGAGCGGGTGCTGAACGTGGTGGACGCGCTGGTGGAGGGGCGGACCTTTGGCGTGCTGGGCGAGCCGCGTGTCAACGTCCTGCTGTTGAACATCGCGTTGGACCGGCGCTTCGGGCCGCTTCCGGACGCGGCGCCGGGCGTGGGGGGCGGGGCCTCGCCGAGCCAGGGCGCACCTTGA
- a CDS encoding sensor protein KdpD, with protein sequence MTMTRRSRAEDFLELVERGRRGRLKLYIGFAAGVGKTYRMLEEAHALKRRGVDVVLGFVEPHDRADTQALVEGLEVVPRKQYTYRDVTVEEMDLDAVLARKPQVAVVDELAHTNLPVCRHRKRYQDVQELLDAGINVIGAFNVQHLESLNDLVERATGVTVRETLPDSFLKAADQVVNLDLAVEDLHERLRMGKIYAKDKVPRALERFFKEENLATLRELALREVAESLDRATARPPPGEGDEGSQRGAAWGRVLVALSSYPRHAATLLRRGSRMAGRLNTDWFVVYVETPREAPHLIDAEAQRHLLTNIEKAKELGAEVVRLRARDPVEGILDFARSHGVGHIIVGRSHQPWWKQRLGRAVDMRLVREGRGFDIHVVAFEPREEGRRP encoded by the coding sequence ATGACGATGACGCGGCGCTCGCGCGCGGAGGACTTCCTGGAGCTGGTGGAGCGGGGCCGGCGCGGCCGGCTCAAGCTCTACATCGGCTTCGCGGCCGGGGTGGGGAAGACGTACCGGATGCTGGAGGAGGCACACGCGCTGAAGCGGCGCGGCGTGGACGTGGTGCTGGGCTTCGTGGAGCCGCATGACCGCGCGGACACGCAGGCGCTGGTGGAGGGCTTGGAGGTGGTGCCGCGCAAGCAGTACACCTACCGCGACGTCACCGTTGAGGAGATGGACCTGGACGCAGTGCTCGCGCGCAAGCCCCAGGTGGCGGTGGTGGACGAGCTGGCTCACACCAACCTCCCGGTGTGCCGCCACCGTAAGCGCTACCAGGACGTGCAGGAGTTGCTGGACGCGGGCATCAACGTCATCGGGGCCTTCAACGTCCAGCACCTGGAGAGCCTCAACGATTTGGTGGAGCGCGCCACCGGCGTCACCGTGCGGGAGACACTGCCCGACAGCTTCCTCAAGGCCGCCGACCAGGTGGTGAACCTGGACCTGGCGGTGGAGGACCTGCACGAGCGGCTCCGGATGGGGAAGATCTACGCGAAGGACAAGGTGCCGCGGGCGCTGGAGCGCTTCTTCAAGGAGGAGAACCTGGCCACGCTGCGCGAGCTGGCGCTGCGTGAGGTGGCGGAGAGCCTGGACCGCGCCACCGCGAGGCCGCCTCCGGGGGAGGGGGATGAAGGTTCGCAGCGGGGCGCGGCGTGGGGCCGGGTGCTGGTGGCGCTGTCCAGCTATCCCCGGCACGCGGCGACGCTGCTGCGCCGGGGCTCACGGATGGCGGGCCGGCTGAACACGGACTGGTTCGTCGTGTACGTGGAGACGCCGCGCGAGGCGCCGCACCTCATCGACGCGGAGGCGCAGCGGCATCTGTTGACGAACATCGAGAAGGCGAAGGAGCTGGGCGCGGAAGTGGTGCGCCTGAGGGCTCGAGACCCGGTGGAGGGCATCCTGGACTTCGCGCGCTCGCACGGCGTGGGCCACATCATCGTCGGCCGTTCGCATCAACCGTGGTGGAAGCAGCGGCTGGGGCGCGCGGTGGACATGAGGCTGGTGCGCGAAGGCCGGGGCTTCGACATCCACGTGGTGGCCTTCGAGCCGCGCGAGGAGGGACGCCGCCCATGA